The genomic interval CTGAGGCCCCACAGCAGATACGAGGTGCTGCGGATGATGACCCACTGGCGTGCGCGTTCGGGGGGGATATTTGCTTCGCCGGTGAAGATGTCGAAGAGTCGCAAGACTTCGGCGTCGTCGGCGATCTCATCCAATCGGCTCCAAAGGATGCGCCCGAGGTCGTACTCCGTGTCGCCTCGAAGGAGCACCGGGTCAACGACGATCCAAGGCGCGCGTGTGCCGCCGAGGACTTGGTCGAAGTGGAGATCACCATTCACAGCCAGTGATTCAGGACGCTCGTGGGCTCGGTCCTCGGCGCATCTCATCGCCGCGTCGAGTTGGCGTCGCGCAAGTGGGCGGTCAAGCGCAGCCCAGTCTCGTTCGAAAGACTCGAGATGCTCGGTAGCGACCTGATCCGTGCCTCGCACCGTGGTAGGCACAGCGACCGCGAGGCTGATGGCCAGCTGAGCGAGGACGACGATCGCCCGTTCGAGCGGCTCACCGGCAAGGCTCCGTCCTCCATCGAGGCGCTCCAGGAGCATCGCGCCGTTCTCCGCATCGACGTCGAACAGGCGAACAGTCCCGC from Microbacterium pumilum carries:
- a CDS encoding aminoglycoside phosphotransferase family protein — encoded protein: MITVPQSFRRMPRWWHDATGSEWLEALPERVDVQCRDWGLRVDGAVMHGSNALVVPVDRDGEPLILRLAPPGDDVAAEAAALRVWDGRGTVRLFDVDAENGAMLLERLDGGRSLAGEPLERAIVVLAQLAISLAVAVPTTVRGTDQVATEHLESFERDWAALDRPLARRQLDAAMRCAEDRAHERPESLAVNGDLHFDQVLGGTRAPWIVVDPVLLRGDTEYDLGRILWSRLDEIADDAEVLRLFDIFTGEANIPPERARQWVIIRSTSYLLWGLSHHLTEDPPRCQRLLDIFVPSQ